In Camelus dromedarius isolate mCamDro1 chromosome 24, mCamDro1.pat, whole genome shotgun sequence, one genomic interval encodes:
- the SSC4D gene encoding scavenger receptor cysteine-rich domain-containing group B protein — MGPLERPSTGWMHKEAEMQIGPQPDEKSQGWRPRDRSTAPPPLPPALSFFLLLPLASALQPTSLPFPELRLVGGPSRCRGRLEVLHGGSWGSVCDDDWDVVDANVVCRQLGCGLALPVPRPLAFGQGRGPILLDNVECRGQEAALSECGSRGWGVHNCFHYEDVAVLCDEFLPTQPPTRKVSTSRAPPTTLQNGKGEGSVRLVGGAGPCQGRVEILHGGLWGTVCDDDWGLPDATVVCRQLGCGAALAATTNAFFGYGTGHILLDNVHCEGGELRLAACLSLGWGVHNCGHHEDAGALCAVLGHPTLTALTPSATRENWAWHTEPEATGVGALPSREPALFTTAAWAAGKKSGRLRLVGGPGPCRGRVEVLYAGGWGTVCDDDWDFADARVACREAGCGPALGATGLGHFGYGRGPVLLDNVGCAGTEARLSDCFHLGWGQHNCGHHEDAGALCSGPDELVQKDGSETTRVPTPRPRDGHLRLANGAHRCEGRVELFLGQRWGTVCDDAWDLRAAGVLCRQLGCGQALAAPGEAHFGPGSGPILLDNVKCRGDESALLLCSHIRWDAHNCDHSEDASVLCRPS, encoded by the exons ATGGGACCATTGGAAAGGCCATCCACTGGCTGGATGCACAAGGAAGCAGAGATGCAAATTGGTCCCCAGCCTGATGAGAAGAGCCAGGGGTGGAGGCCCAGAGACAGGagcactgcccctccccctctccccccagccctgtccttcttcctcctcttgccGCTGG CCAGTGCCCTACAGCCCACCTCACTGCCCTTTCCAG AGCTGAGGCTGGTGGGGGGCCCGAGTCGCTGCCGGGGGCGCCTGGAGGTCCTGCATGGCGGCTCCTGGGGCAGCGTCTGTGACGATGACTGGGACGTGGTGGATGCCAACGTGGTGTGTCGTCAGCTGGGCTGTGGCCTGGCATTGCCTGTGCCGCGGCCCCTTGCCTTTGGCCAGGGCCGAGGCCCCATCCTGCTGGACAACGTGGAGTGCCGCGGGCAGGAGGCTGCACTGAGCGAGTGTGGCAGCCGAGGCTGGGGTGTCCACAACTGCTTTCACTATGAGGACGTGGCAGTCCTGTGTGATG AATTCTTGCCCACACAGCCCCCAACAAGGAAAGTCTCAACCAGCAGGGCACCCCCTACAACTCTCCAGAATGGAAAAG GTGAGGGCAGCGTGCGCCTGGTCGGGGGCGCGGGTCCGTGTCAGGGCCGAGTGGAGATCCTGCACGGTGGCCTGTGGGGCACTGTGTGCGATGATGACTGGGGGCTCCCGGACGCCACGGTGGTCTGCCGCCAGCTGGGCTGCGGGGCGGCCCTGGCCGCCACCACCAACGCTTTCTTCGGCTACGGCACGGGGCACATCTTGCTGGACAACGTGCACTGTGAGGGAGGCGAGCTCCGTCTGGCAGCCTGCCTGAGCCTGGGCTGGGGTGTTCACAACTGCGGCCACCACGAGGACGCCGGCGCGCTCTGCGCAG TCCTGGGCCACCCGACTCTCACAGCACTGACACCCTCAGCCACAAGAGAGAACTGGGCATGGCATACAGAGCCAGAAG CTACAGGAGTTGGTGCCCTGCCTTCCAGGGAGCCAGCACTGTTCACCACAGCCGCCTGGGCCGCAGGGAAGAAAA GCGGGCGGCTGCGGCTGGTCGGCGGCCCGGGCCCGTGCCGCGGCCGCGTGGAGGTGCTGTACGCCGGGGGCTGGGGCACCGTGTGCGACGATGACTGGGACTTCGCGGACGCGCGCGTGGCCTGCCGCGAGGCAGGCTGCGGACCGGCGCTGGGCGCCACAGGCCTCGGCCACTTTGGCTACGGCCGCGGCCCGGTGCTGCTGGACAACGTAGGCTGCGCCGGCACGGAGGCCCGCCTGAGCGACTGCTTCCACCTGGGATGGGGCCAGCACAACTGTGGCCACCACGAGGATGCGGGCGCACTCTGCTCAG GCCCAGATGAGCTAGTCCAGAAGGATGGTTCTGAGACCACGCGGGTTCCCACTCCTCGGCCCAGGGACG GTCACCTACGTCTGGCCAACGGAGCCCACCGATGCGAGGGCCGTGTAGAGCTCTTCCTAGGGCAGCGGTGGGGTACTGTTTGCGATGATGCTTGGGACCTGCGGGCAGCTGGTGTCCTGTGTCGCCAGCTGGGCTGTGGTCAGGCCCTGGCAGCCCCTGGTGAGGCCCACTTTGGCCCAGGCAGTGGGCCTATCCTCCTGGACAATGTCAAGTGCCGTGGGGACGAGAGTGCCCTGCTGCTCTGCTCTCACATCCGCTGGGATGCCCACAACTGTGACCACAGTGAGGATGCCAGTGTCCTGTGCCGACCATCGTGA